From Anopheles arabiensis isolate DONGOLA chromosome 3, AaraD3, whole genome shotgun sequence, a single genomic window includes:
- the LOC120902720 gene encoding protein tyrosine phosphatase type IVA 1 isoform X1 → MTTVIMRQKDIRPAPARIEFKGMKFLITDRPSDATILSYIAELKKHNVSIVVRVCEPSYKIEELANHGIIVRDLAFEDGTFPPNEIVMEWFEILKQNFLYRFQEDPEACVAVHCVAGLGRAPVLVALALIELGLKYEAAVELIRDKRRGAINAKQLSYLEKYKPKSRLKHKNGHKNSCCVQ, encoded by the exons ATGACAACCGTCATCATGCGCCAGAAGGACATCAGACCCGCACCGGCGCGGATCGAGTTTAAGGGAATGAAATTCCTGATCACCGATCGGCCCTCGGATGCAACCATTCTATCGTACATTGCT GAGCTGAAGAAACATAACGTCTCGATTGTGGTGCGCGTGTGCGAGCCAAGCTACAAGATCGAGGAGCTGGCCAACCACGGTATCATCGTGCGCGATCTAGCGTTCGAGGATGGTACCTTCCCGCCGAACGAGATCGTGATGGAATGGTTCGAGATCCTGAAGCAAAA CTTTCTGTACAGATTCCAGGAAGATCCGGAAGCGTGCGTGGCGGTCCATTGTGTGGCAGGGCTGGGCCGGGCACCGGTGCTAGTGGCACTGGCTTTGATCGAACTAGGACTTAAGTACGAGGCAGCTGTAGAATTGATTAGAGA TAAACGAAGAGGTGCTATTAATGCCAAACAACTATCTTACCTAGAAAAGTATAAGCCCAAGTCACGGTTAAAGCACAAAAACGGCCACAAGAACTCGTGCTGCGTGCAATAA
- the LOC120902720 gene encoding protein tyrosine phosphatase type IVA 1 isoform X2 has product MTTVIMRQKDIRPAPARIEFKGMKFLITDRPSDATILSYIAELKKHNVSIVVRVCEPSYKIEELANHGIIVRDLAFEDGTFPPNEIVMEWFEILKQKFQEDPEACVAVHCVAGLGRAPVLVALALIELGLKYEAAVELIRDKRRGAINAKQLSYLEKYKPKSRLKHKNGHKNSCCVQ; this is encoded by the exons ATGACAACCGTCATCATGCGCCAGAAGGACATCAGACCCGCACCGGCGCGGATCGAGTTTAAGGGAATGAAATTCCTGATCACCGATCGGCCCTCGGATGCAACCATTCTATCGTACATTGCT GAGCTGAAGAAACATAACGTCTCGATTGTGGTGCGCGTGTGCGAGCCAAGCTACAAGATCGAGGAGCTGGCCAACCACGGTATCATCGTGCGCGATCTAGCGTTCGAGGATGGTACCTTCCCGCCGAACGAGATCGTGATGGAATGGTTCGAGATCCTGAAGCAAAA ATTCCAGGAAGATCCGGAAGCGTGCGTGGCGGTCCATTGTGTGGCAGGGCTGGGCCGGGCACCGGTGCTAGTGGCACTGGCTTTGATCGAACTAGGACTTAAGTACGAGGCAGCTGTAGAATTGATTAGAGA TAAACGAAGAGGTGCTATTAATGCCAAACAACTATCTTACCTAGAAAAGTATAAGCCCAAGTCACGGTTAAAGCACAAAAACGGCCACAAGAACTCGTGCTGCGTGCAATAA